One genomic region from Biomphalaria glabrata chromosome 7, xgBioGlab47.1, whole genome shotgun sequence encodes:
- the LOC106076206 gene encoding zinc finger protein 254-like, translated as MNHSTSSHPNDFASLRLDGDSRLQNLAKLVHFLSEKPGVVLTRYEVYVTIAQEAEVCVDDIPQYNSYIIKEGEPEVILDNKKKTSGCQTEKNNTFYDVQTQFVSTDTELDNVHRLNNDRDRTRALIGILGNEAFKGANTNNDNRITKPVHDVDIGDNCLSSDTEAFMSDSAENLLKAVLKSGVSNDLFVHIENYGVDPGLFSAKAELLEEQGRPFKCMKCDTSFQKEESLIVHDLIHSDDVKPLLFFKCPQCDFKSKSVVLISDHAQEKHHMKVFLCQWCKFVALSSDELAMHKSLMSHESNEKRKTVENQKVFDSSILCGSARKLLNRIDNSCPDNLRPFKCSKCFFWAHSALILESHIIAVHSGNGKYKCKDCNSEFKSMRKIRWHAQTEHNNSDLFFCFFCTFSCSDSKVHRNHLQAHYGKDRFSCDQCQYTCLHYSDLKRHQLIHSDKMPYGCCICGRHFRAKNNLFRHVAAHQEERDHQCETCGFRTKSKELLKTHWRVHQNVKEHMCQYCGYSTKYISNLYKHMVVHTEVKAFSCHLCSYTTKSPENLSKHKKRKHNKL; from the coding sequence atgaaCCACAGTACAAGTTCGCATCCAAATGATTTTGCTAGTCTGAGACTGGATGGGGATAGCAGATTACAAAATCTGGCCAAACTTGTTCACTTTTTGAGTGAAAAGCCTGGTGTAGTATTGACTAGATATGAAGTGTATGTCACTATAGCCCAGGAGGCAGAGGTCTGTGTTGATGACATACCCCAGTACAACTCTTATATCATTAAAGAAGGGGAGCCTGAAGTTATTTTggataacaaaaagaaaacttctgGTTGCCAGACAGAGAAGAACAATACATTTTATGATGTACAAACTCAGTTTGTCTCTACTGACACTGAGCTAGACAATGTTCATAGGTTAAACAATGACAGAGATAGAACCAGAGCATTGATAGGAATCTTAGGTAATGAAGCATTTAAAGGAGCTAACACCAATAATGATAACAGAATTACTAAGCCAGTTCATGATGTAGATATTGGTGACAATTGTCTGTCATCTGATACAGAGGCCTTTATGAGTGATAGTGCTGAAAATCTACTAAAAGCTGTTCTTAAATCAGGAGTGTCAaatgatttgtttgttcatatTGAAAACTACGGTGTTGACCCAGGACTATTTTCTGCTAAAGCTGAGTTGTTAGAGGAACAAGGAAGACCATTTAAATGTATGAAATGTGACACCTCATTTCAGAAGGAAGAATCTTTAATTGTTCATGATTTGATTCACAGTGATGATGTAAAgccacttttatttttcaagtgCCCCCAATgtgattttaaaagtaaaagtgtaGTTTTGATCTCTGACCATGCTCAGGAAAAGCATCATATGAAAGTCTTTCTCTGCCAGTGGTGTAAATTTGTTGCCCTCTCTTCTGATGAGCTTGCAATGCATAAATCTCTAATGTCACATGAAAGCAATGAGAAGAGAAAAACTGTTGAGAACCAGAAAGTATTTGACTCCAGCATTTTGTGTGGCAGTGCAAGAAAGCTGCTGAATCGCATTGATAACTCCTGTCCTGATAACCTGAGGCCTTTCAAATGCTCTAAGTGTTTCTTCTGGGCACACTCTGCCCTTATTCTTGAAAGTCATATAATAGCTGTTCATTCTGGTAATGGAAAATATAAATGCAAAGATTGCAATTCTGAATTTAAAAGCATGAGAAAAATCAGGTGGCATGCCCAGACTGAGCATAACAATTCTGACCtgttcttctgtttcttttgcACATTTTCTTGCTCAGACAGCAAAGTGCACAGGAACCACCTTCAAGCTCACTATGGCAAAGACAGATTCTCTTGTGATCAGTGCCAATACACCTGTCTACATTATAGTGATTTAAAAAGACACCAGTTGATTCACTCTGACAAAATGCCCTATGGATGTTGCATATGTGGCCGCCACTTCCGGGCCAAGAATAATCTTTTCCGACATGTTGCAGCACATCAGGAGGAGCGGGACCACCAGTGTGAAACCTGCGGGTTCAGAACTAAATCCAAAGAATTATTAAAAACACACTGGCGTGTGCACCAGAATGTAAAAGAACACATGTGCCAATATTGTGGCTATAGCACCAAATATATAAGTAACCTGTACAAGCACATGGTAGTTCACACTGAGGTAAAGGCTTTTTCTTGTCATCTGTGTTCATATACCACAAAGTCTCCAGAGAATTTAagcaaacacaaaaaaagaaaacataataaACTTTGA